A genomic region of Brevibacillus sp. JNUCC-41 contains the following coding sequences:
- a CDS encoding MFS transporter: protein MKINKDQLLIITISSCVIASVMSTSMLTIAFPNLVDFFNISYSTLQIRNILFFSFFAFLIPLFGKVADILGARKLLIFGLSLFIASTILSGTTNNWNLFLVYQTLQAIADAMVVPAQVLLIRQSFKDNKLGWAFGWFSGVLAAASLIGPAAGGLVIKYFSWQMIFGVLIIISCISLILVLMVTPKSKKRITANLHLPLKNSLALLVMVISFQFIFNDEISIVGRSLSIAVTILSLILFIFYERANYGNTSLLPRKAIKNTIFISSIIRIFVLFTITNVIVLYIPSYMRDIHNIQPDIVGYIIMADSILAVLLSGYAGKLADLKDNRNLLLLSISISIIGMVNLTMTMFNGSLIFFIFAFLLFGLAGVISMPTQNKIAMMSVPEEETGVYMGLFQMVQFGTGAFAAGVFNTLLDYGTDQGDFSKVGFSYVLFICIGLYLVAIGTVIYDKRLLKSNIKLSLKEEV from the coding sequence ATGAAAATAAATAAAGATCAATTATTGATTATAACCATTTCTTCATGTGTTATAGCTAGTGTGATGTCTACGTCCATGCTGACGATTGCGTTCCCTAATCTTGTAGACTTTTTTAATATTTCTTATTCCACACTTCAAATTAGAAATATTCTATTCTTTTCTTTTTTCGCTTTTCTCATTCCGCTTTTTGGTAAAGTGGCGGATATATTAGGGGCAAGAAAATTGTTGATATTTGGCCTATCGCTATTTATCGCATCTACCATTCTTAGTGGAACCACAAATAATTGGAATTTGTTTTTGGTTTATCAGACGCTTCAGGCAATTGCAGATGCAATGGTAGTACCGGCACAGGTATTATTGATTAGGCAAAGTTTTAAGGATAATAAATTAGGTTGGGCTTTTGGGTGGTTTTCCGGAGTTTTAGCGGCTGCCTCACTTATTGGACCAGCTGCTGGAGGTTTGGTAATAAAATACTTCTCTTGGCAAATGATATTTGGAGTATTGATTATCATAAGTTGCATATCCTTAATTCTTGTATTAATGGTAACTCCCAAATCAAAAAAAAGAATCACGGCAAACCTTCATTTACCTTTAAAAAACAGTTTGGCTTTACTGGTTATGGTAATCAGTTTTCAATTCATATTCAACGATGAAATTAGTATAGTGGGACGGTCACTTTCTATTGCTGTTACGATATTGAGTTTGATTTTATTTATATTTTATGAACGGGCAAACTACGGAAATACTTCTCTGCTTCCAAGAAAGGCAATAAAAAACACCATTTTTATCTCATCAATTATTAGAATATTCGTTCTTTTTACTATCACAAATGTAATTGTGCTTTACATACCAAGTTACATGCGGGATATACATAATATTCAACCAGATATTGTTGGCTATATTATTATGGCAGATTCGATACTGGCCGTTTTGTTATCTGGGTATGCAGGTAAACTTGCAGATTTAAAAGACAATAGAAACCTTTTACTTCTATCTATTTCGATTTCCATAATTGGAATGGTAAACCTTACTATGACAATGTTTAATGGCAGCTTAATTTTCTTTATATTTGCATTTCTCCTTTTTGGATTGGCAGGTGTCATTTCCATGCCCACACAAAATAAAATTGCTATGATGTCCGTTCCTGAGGAAGAAACCGGGGTTTATATGGGTTTGTTCCAGATGGTACAGTTTGGAACTGGGGCTTTCGCGGCGGGGGTATTCAACACTTTATTGGATTATGGCACTGACCAAGGTGACTTTTCCAAAGTTGGTTTTTCCTACGTGTTATTCATTTGTATAGGATTATATTTGGTGGCTATTGGAACAGTCATATATGATAAAAGGCTTTTAAAGAGCAATATAAAATTGTCTTTGAAAGAAGAAGTATGA
- a CDS encoding B12-binding domain-containing radical SAM protein produces MENSDAMIVFPPLTEARLFPYLSLPMITSFLRNKGMSVSQIDLNIELCHTLFSEDCLAEYVSINENGSKDLKLIYKVEMAKYLFKEQKQLYNNVFIEKKSSDSLKYDVRLVRQGIELLLVNSFLKLEITSLEEILELVRNFSWKKSDIATKVLYENIKEKILNDKPKIFAISIAYYSQILPSLLICKWIRELSPNTHIILGGQQIMIRQSSFLSLNGLNQFVDSLGISAGEETLFMLDRYLKNDCQIGMVPDIVWLNEKNVENIPSKSAYRITDALPPDFSDLPYKNYLDEEVHMSLITCVGCYWGRCTFCSYGNRSRKEKSYQQKTARQVANECEDIINNYGVNRINFIDENTNLRLVVNAVKILKSRGYEIKFSTRNRLENVLLDAEFCFELSNLGCILMSVGYETNSQRILDSLDKGVQSSNYQQIIDNLHNANITLRMSIIGGLPGETEDEIKCSEEFLLKNQDKIGIDVMQMLVLEPGTYIYEDTNNPDIHIQSSKNLRGNKLLNYGMGRMGATFQYSDGKTFEEKLNRFLQLHKSVNPQKNDELPPDKYKTVGQDITSNTLLINPWTKIIKLDRTYIMDFVWQRIFLVPESIEVFGNTLIISKADDKKYLEYFVEKGVINLK; encoded by the coding sequence ATGGAAAATTCAGATGCTATGATAGTTTTTCCTCCTCTAACTGAAGCCAGGCTCTTTCCATATCTAAGTTTACCTATGATTACTAGTTTTTTGAGGAACAAGGGAATGAGTGTAAGTCAAATTGATTTAAATATTGAATTATGCCATACCCTCTTTAGTGAAGATTGTTTAGCTGAATATGTGAGCATCAATGAAAACGGAAGTAAAGACTTAAAATTGATATATAAAGTCGAAATGGCTAAATACTTATTCAAAGAACAAAAGCAACTTTACAATAATGTATTTATTGAGAAAAAATCTTCTGATTCATTGAAGTATGACGTTCGGTTGGTGAGACAAGGCATAGAACTATTACTAGTAAATTCGTTTTTAAAGCTTGAGATTACCTCATTGGAGGAAATCCTTGAATTGGTAAGGAATTTTAGTTGGAAAAAAAGTGATATTGCAACAAAGGTTTTATATGAAAATATCAAAGAAAAAATTCTTAACGATAAGCCCAAAATCTTCGCGATTTCTATTGCCTATTATAGCCAAATATTACCTTCCCTTTTAATATGCAAGTGGATTAGAGAACTTTCCCCTAATACTCACATTATTCTTGGCGGACAACAAATCATGATTCGTCAATCATCTTTCTTAAGCCTAAATGGATTAAATCAATTTGTGGATTCATTAGGAATATCAGCAGGTGAAGAAACATTATTCATGTTGGACAGGTATTTGAAAAACGATTGCCAAATCGGGATGGTGCCGGATATTGTTTGGCTTAATGAGAAGAATGTTGAAAATATCCCATCTAAGTCTGCATATAGGATCACCGACGCCTTACCACCTGACTTTTCTGATTTACCGTACAAAAACTATTTAGATGAAGAAGTGCATATGTCTTTGATTACATGTGTGGGGTGTTACTGGGGACGATGTACTTTTTGTTCATATGGTAATAGATCCAGAAAAGAAAAAAGTTATCAGCAAAAAACGGCAAGGCAAGTAGCAAACGAGTGCGAGGATATCATTAACAATTACGGGGTTAATAGAATAAATTTCATAGATGAGAATACTAATTTGAGGCTTGTCGTCAATGCAGTCAAAATCCTTAAATCCAGAGGATACGAAATTAAATTCAGTACACGAAACCGTCTTGAGAATGTGTTGTTAGACGCTGAATTTTGTTTTGAGCTAAGTAATTTAGGCTGTATTTTAATGTCTGTTGGCTATGAAACCAATTCTCAAAGGATTTTAGATTCCTTGGATAAGGGAGTGCAATCTAGTAATTATCAACAGATAATAGATAATTTACATAATGCCAACATTACGCTGCGAATGTCTATAATTGGTGGCTTACCTGGTGAAACCGAGGATGAAATTAAATGTTCTGAGGAATTTTTACTTAAAAATCAAGATAAGATTGGCATCGACGTCATGCAAATGCTCGTTTTAGAACCAGGTACCTATATTTATGAAGATACAAATAATCCTGATATCCATATTCAATCAAGCAAGAATCTAAGAGGAAACAAATTACTCAATTATGGGATGGGTAGAATGGGAGCAACATTTCAATACTCTGACGGAAAAACGTTTGAAGAAAAGCTGAATAGATTCTTGCAATTGCACAAAAGTGTCAACCCCCAAAAGAATGATGAGCTACCTCCTGATAAATACAAAACGGTAGGACAGGATATCACTTCAAATACCTTATTGATAAACCCATGGACTAAAATCATTAAGCTAGATAGGACGTATATCATGGACTTTGTATGGCAAAGAATCTTCTTAGTGCCAGAATCCATAGAAGTATTCGGAAACACACTGATAATTAGCAAGGCTGACGATAAAAAGTACCTTGAGTATTTTGTCGAAAAAGGTGTGATTAACCTTAAATAA
- a CDS encoding helix-turn-helix domain-containing protein: protein MDSNIPFKLGNVLYTLRKRSGITQKVMAEGIITQAQLSNIEKGKVIPLATTLYELSLRLGISIEDILLETYSDRMEYSEEVKSQVRVSIRNREYRQVKRILEAEQYHADFQSPINKQFILWHLGIVAYYCDNDILKSLDFLDQALDLSTHFHIFSAQKIEILNSKAIIYNEITEYKKSIASYEDALKQLQQLPKTSMNYRIKVRIQYGLTKSLHKDAQYYESIKICSDAIQILIREESMYLLGEVLYQRALSLQSLNNMESATKGYEEARNIFLLQQNYEFEKVVQERLYEIKKSLKVYKD, encoded by the coding sequence ATGGATTCAAATATTCCTTTTAAGCTCGGAAATGTACTCTACACTTTAAGAAAAAGGTCAGGCATAACACAAAAAGTCATGGCAGAGGGAATCATTACTCAAGCACAACTAAGCAACATAGAGAAGGGGAAAGTCATTCCATTAGCGACTACTTTATATGAGCTCTCATTGCGTTTAGGTATCAGCATTGAGGATATACTTTTAGAAACTTATTCAGACCGAATGGAATATAGTGAGGAAGTGAAGTCTCAAGTCAGGGTTTCTATTAGAAATAGAGAGTATAGGCAGGTAAAACGGATTCTCGAAGCAGAACAATACCATGCAGATTTCCAGTCACCTATCAATAAACAATTCATCCTCTGGCATTTGGGGATCGTAGCATATTATTGTGATAATGATATATTGAAATCCCTGGACTTTTTAGATCAAGCACTAGACTTATCTACTCATTTTCATATTTTTTCTGCTCAAAAAATAGAAATATTGAATAGCAAAGCCATTATTTATAACGAAATTACTGAATATAAAAAGTCTATTGCCTCTTATGAAGATGCCCTTAAGCAACTTCAACAACTTCCAAAAACCTCAATGAATTATAGAATTAAAGTCCGGATTCAATACGGATTGACAAAATCTTTACATAAGGACGCACAATATTATGAATCTATAAAAATTTGCTCTGATGCTATTCAAATTTTGATCCGGGAAGAATCTATGTACCTTTTGGGAGAAGTTTTATATCAGCGCGCCTTATCCTTGCAGTCACTGAACAACATGGAAAGTGCCACAAAGGGGTATGAAGAGGCAAGGAATATATTCTTATTGCAGCAGAATTACGAATTTGAGAAAGTCGTTCAGGAAAGACTATATGAGATAAAGAAATCACTTAAAGTGTATAAAGATTGA
- a CDS encoding MFS transporter has product MKAIRLLKGFNFLYFGLLAIFIPFLPVYLADQGLRPAQIGFIVGTGGFVTLITQPLWGMISDKTRTIRKVLLLLIFFSSIIGYFLYDSSSYLQLILFAMLLYFFLMPIDPLTESLNFTMAEKSGISYGSIRTYGALGYAVISLITGYVMSYFGANSLAFLFAGIGLISFIISWMMPDAPVSGKPVTFSSLKHFFGNKETLLFLLLVFICAVPARMNDTFLGVYIRELGGSAKLVGLTWFLAAGSEIVVFALSFWWLRKGKEIIIISFAAAFFFIRYFVSAWITDPQLLAYLQVMQLLTFPIFYSAAIQYLYRIVPVEWRATGQTVLALLFFGVSGIIASYIGGAIYGTYGGKTLYLFISSISFIGMVFALVLYRIYGKRLDTADEAV; this is encoded by the coding sequence ATGAAAGCAATACGATTATTAAAGGGTTTTAACTTTTTATATTTTGGACTGCTTGCCATTTTCATTCCGTTTCTCCCAGTCTATCTGGCTGATCAAGGTTTGCGTCCTGCCCAAATCGGATTCATCGTCGGTACAGGAGGTTTTGTCACCCTCATCACCCAGCCTTTATGGGGAATGATCAGCGACAAAACAAGGACAATACGAAAAGTCCTGTTGTTACTCATCTTTTTCTCGAGCATAATCGGTTATTTCCTCTATGATTCAAGCAGTTATCTTCAGCTCATCCTGTTTGCCATGCTGCTATATTTCTTTTTGATGCCGATCGATCCCTTGACGGAAAGCCTCAATTTTACGATGGCAGAGAAATCCGGGATCAGCTACGGCTCCATCCGGACATATGGTGCATTGGGTTATGCGGTCATATCGCTGATCACCGGCTATGTTATGTCTTATTTCGGGGCGAACAGCCTTGCCTTCCTTTTTGCAGGCATTGGTTTGATCAGTTTCATTATCAGCTGGATGATGCCTGATGCACCCGTTTCAGGGAAACCTGTCACCTTTAGCAGCCTTAAGCATTTTTTCGGCAATAAAGAGACGCTTCTCTTTCTGTTATTGGTCTTTATTTGTGCTGTTCCAGCAAGGATGAACGATACTTTCCTCGGGGTGTATATCCGGGAACTTGGAGGAAGTGCCAAGCTTGTAGGCTTGACCTGGTTCTTAGCGGCGGGAAGTGAAATCGTTGTGTTCGCCCTAAGTTTTTGGTGGCTTCGCAAGGGTAAGGAAATCATCATCATTTCGTTTGCAGCAGCGTTTTTCTTTATCCGTTATTTCGTCTCTGCGTGGATTACCGATCCACAGCTATTAGCTTATTTGCAAGTCATGCAGCTATTGACTTTCCCGATTTTCTACTCGGCGGCCATCCAATATCTATATCGGATCGTTCCGGTGGAATGGCGCGCCACAGGCCAGACCGTACTGGCGCTGCTATTCTTCGGGGTTTCGGGAATCATTGCTTCTTATATAGGCGGAGCCATATATGGGACTTACGGCGGCAAGACCCTTTACCTGTTCATCTCCTCCATCTCCTTTATAGGAATGGTATTCGCTTTGGTTCTTTATCGGATCTACGGCAAGAGGCTCGATACCGCAGATGAAGCTGTATAA
- a CDS encoding response regulator transcription factor: MIKVLFVDDHEMVRIGVSAYLSAQSDIEVIGEADNGLKAVELAMELRPDIILMDLVMPEMDGIEATKRIIEKWPEAKIIIVTSFLDDEKVYPALEAGATSYMLKTSKASEIARAVRSTFQGQSVLEPEVTGKMMEKLRRPKITELHDQLTNREMEILLLMTQGKTNQEIADELYIALKTAKVHVSNILSKLAVQDRTQAVIYAFKHSLVQEDQ; the protein is encoded by the coding sequence ATGATTAAAGTATTATTTGTCGATGACCATGAAATGGTAAGGATAGGGGTATCGGCTTATTTATCTGCACAGTCGGATATCGAGGTGATCGGGGAAGCGGACAATGGCTTGAAAGCTGTCGAACTGGCAATGGAATTGCGTCCGGATATCATTTTGATGGATTTGGTGATGCCTGAAATGGACGGCATAGAAGCGACGAAACGAATTATTGAAAAATGGCCTGAAGCAAAGATCATCATTGTGACAAGCTTCCTGGATGATGAAAAAGTGTACCCGGCATTGGAAGCCGGGGCGACGAGCTATATGTTGAAAACATCAAAGGCCAGCGAGATTGCGAGAGCCGTCCGTTCCACTTTCCAGGGACAAAGCGTACTTGAACCTGAAGTGACGGGAAAAATGATGGAGAAGTTGCGTCGCCCAAAGATTACCGAGCTTCATGATCAATTGACAAACCGTGAAATGGAAATCTTGCTGCTGATGACACAAGGGAAAACGAATCAGGAAATTGCGGATGAACTTTACATAGCCCTGAAAACAGCCAAAGTGCATGTCAGCAATATATTAAGTAAGCTTGCCGTGCAGGACCGCACGCAAGCAGTGATTTACGCTTTTAAACATTCGCTCGTTCAAGAAGATCAGTGA